The following proteins come from a genomic window of Lolium rigidum isolate FL_2022 chromosome 5, APGP_CSIRO_Lrig_0.1, whole genome shotgun sequence:
- the LOC124651071 gene encoding dual specificity protein phosphatase PHS1-like — protein sequence MRKRSGKFSSLSRAPQTKPGILAIESTISSDGIENVDTDRDAIYPDPFDQLPKTSLWDRLGRVSMMDIESSNFSWSYLSSLHHTKHTTTSTEPTEDDTNRSFEVTVNSGGVVFIALFRTSEIDEVPSKEAAAVIKIAPSRMATQSERFGYELAKWLGVRTPQGRVIHSSSCEWPQIKDAVENARHAAVAVGDELQEMICTEMQEALELSRCLFLMNYVHGSPLLESTTPFDSREFAEKTAEALGRILILDLILRNEDRLRCRPLGWRGNYANLLVADKDAYANLDSLDDVHDSAIIRYKPEIIKSPQRQKQRRAVSISGSIGSDISDLVLDDTYDPIEPEISSFRIVAIDSGVPRRPPAGKRAKDQENYPRLVELTLNNWDYSSNLLFEVSIGKLGTPGPEEFDMSSDYSHHSPLPESDMLAVVNSFRGGFRSALRDLQRFHIFLLTLYQKLDTLMKIFFNLMHKCSNESDKEDAGLSESPLCSVEAHTDISDAEIPRHMRRPSRILSRDSFDMSSPACRESFMMKNFKANGDASRGLRLTMKLREFNKYAKVDSELSKEIEQWNDMLRTDVVKLCQDNNFNTGFFEGIDNSIAVDAYELKVRLEHLLERISLISDAASTERPSQITDFMYIGGALAARSTYTLQHLGVTHVLCLCANEIGQSESQKPCLFDYRNFSINDDENADISDVFQDASDFIDFVEHLHGKVLVHCFEGKSRSATVVLAYLMLRKNYTLLEAWNMLKKVHRRAQPNDGFARVLLDLDKRLHGRISMEWQHKRPAMKVCPICGKNAGLSSSSLKLHLQKSHRKISSGSVDSAMSLEIQKAVEAMMKAG from the exons ATGAGGAAGCGCAGCGGGAAGTTCTCCTCGTTATCTCGGGCGCCGCAAACGAAGCCTGGCATTTTGGCTATCGAATCCACAATCAG CTCAGACGGAATAGAAAATGTAGACACCGATAGAGATGCAATATACCCCGACCCATTTGATCAGCTGCCAAAAACAAGCCTGTGGGATAGGCTTGGGAGGGTTTCCATGATGGACATTGAGTCAAGTAACTTCAGCTGGAGTTATCTTTCTTCTTTGCACCACACGAAACATACTACTACCAGTACGGAGCCCACTGAGGATGATACAAACAGAAGTTTTGAG GTGACTGTAAATTCTGGAGGAGTCGTATTCATTGCGTTATTCAGAACATCTGAAATTGATGAAGTTCCTTCCAAGGAAGCTGCTGCAGTCATTAAGATAGCACCATCAAGGATGGCCACGCAGTCAGAACGGTTTGGGTACGAACTTGCTAAATGGCTTGGCGTGAGGACCCCTCAA GGCAGAGTCATTCATAGCTCCTCATGTGAATGGCCACAAATCAAGGATGCAGTTGAGAATGCTCGACATGCAGCCGTAGCTGTtggtgatgagcttcaggagatgATTTGCACCGAGATGCAAGAAGCTCTCGAGCTGAGCCGATGCCTATTCCTGATGAA TTATGTACATGGCTCCCCACTACTGGAGAGCACAACACCATTTGATTCACGGGAGTTTGCTGAAAAAACTGCTGAAGCTTTAGGTAGGATCCTGATTCTGGACCTCATTCTGAGAAATGAGGATAGGCTGCGGTGTCGACCCCTTGGTTGGCGTGGAAACTACGCAAACCTACTTGTTGCCGACAAAGATGCTTATGCAAACCTTGATTCACTGGATGATGTTCACGATTCTGCCATCATCCGTTACAAGCCAGAGATCATCAAAAGCCCTCAGAGACAGAAGCAGAGAAGAGCCGTCTCAATAAGTGGCAGTATCGGCTCAGATATCTCAGACCTTGTGTTGGACGACACTTATGATCCCATTGAGCCTGAGATTTCAAGCTTTCGTATTGTAGCCATTGATTCGGGTGTACCACGCAGACCACCTGCCGGTAAACGGGCGAAAGATCAGGAGAACTACCCAAGGCTGGTGGAACTAACACTAAACAACTGGGACTATTCTTCCAACCTCTTGTTTGAGGTGTCCATTGGAAAACTTGGTACCCCTGGACCCGAGGAATTTGACATGTCATCTGATTATAGCCATCATTCTCCTCTGCCTGAGAGTGATATGCTAGCAGTAGTGAATTCCTTCCGAGGAGGTTTTCGTAGTGCTCTGAGAGACCTTCAACGGTTCCACATTTTCCTGCTCACACTTTATCAGAAGCTGGATACTCTAATGAAAATTTTCTTCAATCTTATGCATAAATGTTCAAACGAATCTGACAAGGAAGATGCAGGTCTTTCTGAATCACCATTGTGTTCTGTAGAGGCGCATACTGATATAAGTGATGCTGAAATTCCACGGCATATGCGTAGGCCTTCCCGTATCTTATCCCGTGATAGTTTTGACATGTCATCTCCTGCCTGTCGAGAGAGCTTTATGATGAAGAATTTCAAAGCAAATGGTGATGCATCCCGTGGTCTGCGGTTGACGATGAAACTCAGGGAATTTAACAAGTATGCCAAG GTAGACAGCGAATTAAGCAAAGAAATAGAACAGTGGAATGACATGCTCAGGACTGATGTTGTAAAATTGTGTCAAGACAACAACTTTAACACGGGCTTCTTTGAAGGGATAGATAATAGCATTGCTGTTGATGCTTATGAGTTGAAG GTTCGTCTTGAGCACCTTCTAGAGAGGATTTCACTGATTTCTGATGCTGCAAGTACTGAACGTCCTTCTCAAATAACAGATTTTATGTATATTGGTGGTGCTCTCGCTGCTCGGTCAACATACACACTTCAGCACCTTGGGGTCACCCATGTGTTGTGCTTGTGTGCAAATGAAATTGGACAGTCAGAATCTCAGAAACCTTGCCTTTTCGACTACCGAAACTTCTCT ATAAACGATGATGAAAATGCTGACATCAGTGATGTGTTCCAAGATGCCTCAGATTTCATTGATTTTGTAGAACATCTGCACGGCAAAGTTCTAGTGCACTGTTTTGAAGGAAAAAGCAGGAGCGCAACCGTTGTACTTGCTTACCTGATGCTGAGAAA AAACTATACTCTTCTAGAAGCATGGAACATGCTCAAGAAGGTGCACCGACGCGCGCAACCCAATGACGGCTTTGCCAGGGTCTTGCTGGATCTTGACAAGAGGCTGCACGGGAGAATCTCCATGGAGTGGCAGCACAAGAGGCCAGCGATGAAGGTGTGCCCCATCTGTGGCAAGAACGCTGGGCTCAGCAGCAGCTCACTCAAGCTCCACCTGCAGAAGTCTCACCGCAAGATATCGTCAGGAAGCGTGGACTCCGCAATGTCCCTGGAGATACAGAAGGCGGTAGAGGCAATGATGAAGGCGGGTTGA